A genomic window from Aethina tumida isolate Nest 87 chromosome 4, icAetTumi1.1, whole genome shotgun sequence includes:
- the LOC109601691 gene encoding advillin isoform X2, producing MISDELYKNGTNGGVLDAAFRKVNRNSTGFAIWRVESMSLVAVPRDQYGIFFDTDSYIIYAASLWDQPAGTDTVSKEIKGGNLEYHIHFWLGTNTTPEKSGVAAYKSVELDNLLNTHSTQHRETQGNESSRFLSYFKNGFKVLKADLIMNGIKSHPKLYKIKGKRKPVLTEMTNVSWDHFNSSEVFILRTEKTLYIWIGRAANAVEKMHATKICLEMKDELKVDNIVFVDDGYEKTMNEDFKKDIDRYLPLDKRHILPENGNNEDANTLAGRSNIRLYKCSESNGKYRVAELGTGPFLQSDLNSDDVYILDHEANGIWVWVGKRAPDKERSEGLRNARGFVKKKKYPSHTKVTRVVDGHEPTEFKMLFPFWKSEQQSKLNKPKMLVSKFDAETMEDRPFLAAETQLIDDGSGSITIWRVRQNNIVEIPKERHGFFFSGDCYIILYSYQPTTELKHLLYCWLGSHATQEDINCTTQKVGEIDDELGHLGFQARLIQGRETAHFLQLFGGKFIVFKGKGSDFDDSGRNLKNPSQYMLQIFGSTLYSSKAVQVHAKASSLNSNYCFVIKRGKKSHVWCGNYSTGDQREMAKLFAGKDFELVLEGKEKDDFFNLIGGKAPYATQLIKNDADPRLPRLFNCSSSLNNFKVEEILHFTQKDLIPENIMLLDMHDCLYIWIGKLSSREDQRLSIQMAIEYLQSDPAGRDMNIAIINIKQGKEPPTFIGLFPTWDRKCWKHYKSFGKIRHDIEATNTNNNGKTNGWTQEKSGHSDFDQFDKYPINILKGPNDKLPARIDPLNKELHLTHDDFVTLFKMIYVDFEKLPRWKQQELKKKVGLF from the exons ATGATTTCT GACGAGCTCTACAAGAACGGTACCAACGGCGGAGTACTCGACGCAGCCTTCAGGAAGGTCAACAGGAACTCGACTGGCTTCGCCATATGGAGGGTCGAG AGCATGTCTTTGGTGGCCGTACCGAGGGACCAGTACGGCATCTTCTTCGACACCGACTCCTACATCATCTACGCAGCATCCTTGTGGGACCAGCCGGCCGGAACGGACACAGTG AGCAAAGAAATTAAAGGAGGTAATTTGGAATACCACATCCACTTTTGGTTGGGGACTAACACGACCCCTGAAAAATCCGGAGTTGCTGCCTATAAATCCGTGGAATTAGACAACTTGTTGAACACTCATTCCACACAGCACAGGGAAACGCAGGGCAATGAAAGTTCCAGATTCCTCAGCTACTTTAAAAACGGATTCAA AGTTTTGAAGGCGGATTTGATCATGAACGGCATCAAATCCCATCCGAAATTGTATAAGATTAAGGGTAAACGAAAACCAGTCTTGACCGAAATGACCAACGTGTCTTGGGATCATTTCAACAGCTCCGAAGTGTTTATTTTGAGAACCGAAAAGACTCTCTACATTTGGATTGGGCGGGCTGCAAATGCTGTTGAAAAGATGCACGCCACTAAA atttgtttGGAGATGAAGGATGAGCTAAAGGTGGACAACATTGTGTTCGTCGATGATGGCTATGAGAAAACCATGAATGAGGACTTCAAGAAAGATATTGATAGATACTTGCCATTGGATAAACGACATATTTTACCCGAAAATGGCAACAACGAAGATGCAAACACACTAGCAGGAAGAAGCAACATTAGATTGTATAAATGTTCCGAGTCCAACGGAAAATACAGAGTGGCCGAGCTCGGAACTGGTCCATTTTTGCAGTCAGACTTAAACTCAGAT gatgtttatattttggatCATGAAGCCAATGGTATTTGGGTCTGGGTCGGAAAGCGAGCCCCAGATAAGGAAAGATCCGAAGGTTTGAGGAACGCCAGAGGCTTCGTCAAGAAGAAGAAGTATCCCAGTCACACCAAAGTCACCAGAGTCGTCGACGGACATGAACCAACCGAGTTTAAAATGCTCTTCCCATTTTGGAAAAGTGAACAACAATCGAAAC TAAACAAACCAAAGATGCTGGTGTCGAAATTTGACGCCGAAACAATGGAGGACCGACCGTTCTTGGCGGCCGAAACACAGTTAATCGACGATGGTTCCGGTAGCATCACGATATGGCGCGTTAGACAGAACAACATAGTTGAAATACCAAAGGAACGTCACGGATTTTTCTTCTCCGGTGACTGCTACATTATTCTTTACAGCTACCAACCCACTACCGAATTGAAACACTTGCTCTATTGTTGGTTG GGATCACACGCGACACAAGAAGACATAAATTGCACAACCCAAAAGGTGGGTGAGATCGACGACGAGCTGGGTCATCTCGGATTTCAAGCCCGGTTGATTCAAGGAAGAGAGACGGCTCACTTCCTTCAGCTGTTCGGCGGGAAGTTCATCGTTTTCAAAGGAAAAGGAAGTGACTTCGACG ACTCGGGCAGGAATTTGAAGAACCCGTCGCAGTACATGTTGCAGATTTTCGGTTCGACTTTGTACAGCAGCAAAGCGGTACAAGTACATGCTAAGGCGTCCTCCCTGAATTCGAATTATTGTTTCGTTATTAAAAGAGGAAAGAAGTCGCACGTTTGGTGTGGAAATTATTCAACCGGTGACCAAAGAGAAATGGCAAAGTTGTTTGCTGGAAAAGATTTTGAACTCGTCCTTGAAG GAAAGGAAAAGGACGACTTCTTCAACTTGATTGGAGGTAAAGCTCCTTACGCTAcacaattgataaaaaatgatgcAGATCCAAGACTTCCGAGACTATTCAATTGTTCTAGTTCtcttaataactttaaag ttgaGGAAATATTGCATTTTACACAGAAAGATCTAATTCCGGAAAATATAATGTTGTTGGACATGCACGACTGTTTGTACATATGGATAGGAAAATTAAGTTCAAGAGAAGACCAAAGATTAAGTATCCAAATGGCGATTGAATATCTTCAATCTGACCCAGCTGGAAGAGATATGAACATTgccattattaatataaaacagggCAAGGAACCACCAACTTTCATAGGACTATTTCCAACATGGGACAGAAAATGTTGGAAG CATTACAAGTCGTTTGGCAAAATACGTCATGACATAGAAGCTACAAATACCAACAACAATGGCAAAACTAATGGTTGGACACAGGAAAAGTCCGGACATAGTGACTTCGATCAATTTGATAAGtatccaattaatattttgaagggCCCTAATGACAAGCTTCCTGCTAGAATTGACCCACTTAATAAAgag TTACACCTGACCCACGACGATTTTGTGACTCTATTCAAGATGATTTACGTAGATTTCGAGAAGTTGCCAAGATGGAAGCAGCAGGAATTAAAGAAGAAAGTTGGActattttaa
- the LOC109601691 gene encoding advillin isoform X3: MDELYKNGTNGGVLDAAFRKVNRNSTGFAIWRVESMSLVAVPRDQYGIFFDTDSYIIYAASLWDQPAGTDTVSKEIKGGNLEYHIHFWLGTNTTPEKSGVAAYKSVELDNLLNTHSTQHRETQGNESSRFLSYFKNGFKVLKADLIMNGIKSHPKLYKIKGKRKPVLTEMTNVSWDHFNSSEVFILRTEKTLYIWIGRAANAVEKMHATKICLEMKDELKVDNIVFVDDGYEKTMNEDFKKDIDRYLPLDKRHILPENGNNEDANTLAGRSNIRLYKCSESNGKYRVAELGTGPFLQSDLNSDDVYILDHEANGIWVWVGKRAPDKERSEGLRNARGFVKKKKYPSHTKVTRVVDGHEPTEFKMLFPFWKSEQQSKLNKPKMLVSKFDAETMEDRPFLAAETQLIDDGSGSITIWRVRQNNIVEIPKERHGFFFSGDCYIILYSYQPTTELKHLLYCWLGSHATQEDINCTTQKVGEIDDELGHLGFQARLIQGRETAHFLQLFGGKFIVFKGKGSDFDDSGRNLKNPSQYMLQIFGSTLYSSKAVQVHAKASSLNSNYCFVIKRGKKSHVWCGNYSTGDQREMAKLFAGKDFELVLEGKEKDDFFNLIGGKAPYATQLIKNDADPRLPRLFNCSSSLNNFKVEEILHFTQKDLIPENIMLLDMHDCLYIWIGKLSSREDQRLSIQMAIEYLQSDPAGRDMNIAIINIKQGKEPPTFIGLFPTWDRKCWKHYKSFGKIRHDIEATNTNNNGKTNGWTQEKSGHSDFDQFDKYPINILKGPNDKLPARIDPLNKELHLTHDDFVTLFKMIYVDFEKLPRWKQQELKKKVGLF; encoded by the exons atg GACGAGCTCTACAAGAACGGTACCAACGGCGGAGTACTCGACGCAGCCTTCAGGAAGGTCAACAGGAACTCGACTGGCTTCGCCATATGGAGGGTCGAG AGCATGTCTTTGGTGGCCGTACCGAGGGACCAGTACGGCATCTTCTTCGACACCGACTCCTACATCATCTACGCAGCATCCTTGTGGGACCAGCCGGCCGGAACGGACACAGTG AGCAAAGAAATTAAAGGAGGTAATTTGGAATACCACATCCACTTTTGGTTGGGGACTAACACGACCCCTGAAAAATCCGGAGTTGCTGCCTATAAATCCGTGGAATTAGACAACTTGTTGAACACTCATTCCACACAGCACAGGGAAACGCAGGGCAATGAAAGTTCCAGATTCCTCAGCTACTTTAAAAACGGATTCAA AGTTTTGAAGGCGGATTTGATCATGAACGGCATCAAATCCCATCCGAAATTGTATAAGATTAAGGGTAAACGAAAACCAGTCTTGACCGAAATGACCAACGTGTCTTGGGATCATTTCAACAGCTCCGAAGTGTTTATTTTGAGAACCGAAAAGACTCTCTACATTTGGATTGGGCGGGCTGCAAATGCTGTTGAAAAGATGCACGCCACTAAA atttgtttGGAGATGAAGGATGAGCTAAAGGTGGACAACATTGTGTTCGTCGATGATGGCTATGAGAAAACCATGAATGAGGACTTCAAGAAAGATATTGATAGATACTTGCCATTGGATAAACGACATATTTTACCCGAAAATGGCAACAACGAAGATGCAAACACACTAGCAGGAAGAAGCAACATTAGATTGTATAAATGTTCCGAGTCCAACGGAAAATACAGAGTGGCCGAGCTCGGAACTGGTCCATTTTTGCAGTCAGACTTAAACTCAGAT gatgtttatattttggatCATGAAGCCAATGGTATTTGGGTCTGGGTCGGAAAGCGAGCCCCAGATAAGGAAAGATCCGAAGGTTTGAGGAACGCCAGAGGCTTCGTCAAGAAGAAGAAGTATCCCAGTCACACCAAAGTCACCAGAGTCGTCGACGGACATGAACCAACCGAGTTTAAAATGCTCTTCCCATTTTGGAAAAGTGAACAACAATCGAAAC TAAACAAACCAAAGATGCTGGTGTCGAAATTTGACGCCGAAACAATGGAGGACCGACCGTTCTTGGCGGCCGAAACACAGTTAATCGACGATGGTTCCGGTAGCATCACGATATGGCGCGTTAGACAGAACAACATAGTTGAAATACCAAAGGAACGTCACGGATTTTTCTTCTCCGGTGACTGCTACATTATTCTTTACAGCTACCAACCCACTACCGAATTGAAACACTTGCTCTATTGTTGGTTG GGATCACACGCGACACAAGAAGACATAAATTGCACAACCCAAAAGGTGGGTGAGATCGACGACGAGCTGGGTCATCTCGGATTTCAAGCCCGGTTGATTCAAGGAAGAGAGACGGCTCACTTCCTTCAGCTGTTCGGCGGGAAGTTCATCGTTTTCAAAGGAAAAGGAAGTGACTTCGACG ACTCGGGCAGGAATTTGAAGAACCCGTCGCAGTACATGTTGCAGATTTTCGGTTCGACTTTGTACAGCAGCAAAGCGGTACAAGTACATGCTAAGGCGTCCTCCCTGAATTCGAATTATTGTTTCGTTATTAAAAGAGGAAAGAAGTCGCACGTTTGGTGTGGAAATTATTCAACCGGTGACCAAAGAGAAATGGCAAAGTTGTTTGCTGGAAAAGATTTTGAACTCGTCCTTGAAG GAAAGGAAAAGGACGACTTCTTCAACTTGATTGGAGGTAAAGCTCCTTACGCTAcacaattgataaaaaatgatgcAGATCCAAGACTTCCGAGACTATTCAATTGTTCTAGTTCtcttaataactttaaag ttgaGGAAATATTGCATTTTACACAGAAAGATCTAATTCCGGAAAATATAATGTTGTTGGACATGCACGACTGTTTGTACATATGGATAGGAAAATTAAGTTCAAGAGAAGACCAAAGATTAAGTATCCAAATGGCGATTGAATATCTTCAATCTGACCCAGCTGGAAGAGATATGAACATTgccattattaatataaaacagggCAAGGAACCACCAACTTTCATAGGACTATTTCCAACATGGGACAGAAAATGTTGGAAG CATTACAAGTCGTTTGGCAAAATACGTCATGACATAGAAGCTACAAATACCAACAACAATGGCAAAACTAATGGTTGGACACAGGAAAAGTCCGGACATAGTGACTTCGATCAATTTGATAAGtatccaattaatattttgaagggCCCTAATGACAAGCTTCCTGCTAGAATTGACCCACTTAATAAAgag TTACACCTGACCCACGACGATTTTGTGACTCTATTCAAGATGATTTACGTAGATTTCGAGAAGTTGCCAAGATGGAAGCAGCAGGAATTAAAGAAGAAAGTTGGActattttaa
- the LOC109601691 gene encoding advillin isoform X1 — protein MLILELQSADYDELYKNGTNGGVLDAAFRKVNRNSTGFAIWRVESMSLVAVPRDQYGIFFDTDSYIIYAASLWDQPAGTDTVSKEIKGGNLEYHIHFWLGTNTTPEKSGVAAYKSVELDNLLNTHSTQHRETQGNESSRFLSYFKNGFKVLKADLIMNGIKSHPKLYKIKGKRKPVLTEMTNVSWDHFNSSEVFILRTEKTLYIWIGRAANAVEKMHATKICLEMKDELKVDNIVFVDDGYEKTMNEDFKKDIDRYLPLDKRHILPENGNNEDANTLAGRSNIRLYKCSESNGKYRVAELGTGPFLQSDLNSDDVYILDHEANGIWVWVGKRAPDKERSEGLRNARGFVKKKKYPSHTKVTRVVDGHEPTEFKMLFPFWKSEQQSKLNKPKMLVSKFDAETMEDRPFLAAETQLIDDGSGSITIWRVRQNNIVEIPKERHGFFFSGDCYIILYSYQPTTELKHLLYCWLGSHATQEDINCTTQKVGEIDDELGHLGFQARLIQGRETAHFLQLFGGKFIVFKGKGSDFDDSGRNLKNPSQYMLQIFGSTLYSSKAVQVHAKASSLNSNYCFVIKRGKKSHVWCGNYSTGDQREMAKLFAGKDFELVLEGKEKDDFFNLIGGKAPYATQLIKNDADPRLPRLFNCSSSLNNFKVEEILHFTQKDLIPENIMLLDMHDCLYIWIGKLSSREDQRLSIQMAIEYLQSDPAGRDMNIAIINIKQGKEPPTFIGLFPTWDRKCWKHYKSFGKIRHDIEATNTNNNGKTNGWTQEKSGHSDFDQFDKYPINILKGPNDKLPARIDPLNKELHLTHDDFVTLFKMIYVDFEKLPRWKQQELKKKVGLF, from the exons ATGCTGATATTGGAGCTTCAAAGTGCTGATTAT GACGAGCTCTACAAGAACGGTACCAACGGCGGAGTACTCGACGCAGCCTTCAGGAAGGTCAACAGGAACTCGACTGGCTTCGCCATATGGAGGGTCGAG AGCATGTCTTTGGTGGCCGTACCGAGGGACCAGTACGGCATCTTCTTCGACACCGACTCCTACATCATCTACGCAGCATCCTTGTGGGACCAGCCGGCCGGAACGGACACAGTG AGCAAAGAAATTAAAGGAGGTAATTTGGAATACCACATCCACTTTTGGTTGGGGACTAACACGACCCCTGAAAAATCCGGAGTTGCTGCCTATAAATCCGTGGAATTAGACAACTTGTTGAACACTCATTCCACACAGCACAGGGAAACGCAGGGCAATGAAAGTTCCAGATTCCTCAGCTACTTTAAAAACGGATTCAA AGTTTTGAAGGCGGATTTGATCATGAACGGCATCAAATCCCATCCGAAATTGTATAAGATTAAGGGTAAACGAAAACCAGTCTTGACCGAAATGACCAACGTGTCTTGGGATCATTTCAACAGCTCCGAAGTGTTTATTTTGAGAACCGAAAAGACTCTCTACATTTGGATTGGGCGGGCTGCAAATGCTGTTGAAAAGATGCACGCCACTAAA atttgtttGGAGATGAAGGATGAGCTAAAGGTGGACAACATTGTGTTCGTCGATGATGGCTATGAGAAAACCATGAATGAGGACTTCAAGAAAGATATTGATAGATACTTGCCATTGGATAAACGACATATTTTACCCGAAAATGGCAACAACGAAGATGCAAACACACTAGCAGGAAGAAGCAACATTAGATTGTATAAATGTTCCGAGTCCAACGGAAAATACAGAGTGGCCGAGCTCGGAACTGGTCCATTTTTGCAGTCAGACTTAAACTCAGAT gatgtttatattttggatCATGAAGCCAATGGTATTTGGGTCTGGGTCGGAAAGCGAGCCCCAGATAAGGAAAGATCCGAAGGTTTGAGGAACGCCAGAGGCTTCGTCAAGAAGAAGAAGTATCCCAGTCACACCAAAGTCACCAGAGTCGTCGACGGACATGAACCAACCGAGTTTAAAATGCTCTTCCCATTTTGGAAAAGTGAACAACAATCGAAAC TAAACAAACCAAAGATGCTGGTGTCGAAATTTGACGCCGAAACAATGGAGGACCGACCGTTCTTGGCGGCCGAAACACAGTTAATCGACGATGGTTCCGGTAGCATCACGATATGGCGCGTTAGACAGAACAACATAGTTGAAATACCAAAGGAACGTCACGGATTTTTCTTCTCCGGTGACTGCTACATTATTCTTTACAGCTACCAACCCACTACCGAATTGAAACACTTGCTCTATTGTTGGTTG GGATCACACGCGACACAAGAAGACATAAATTGCACAACCCAAAAGGTGGGTGAGATCGACGACGAGCTGGGTCATCTCGGATTTCAAGCCCGGTTGATTCAAGGAAGAGAGACGGCTCACTTCCTTCAGCTGTTCGGCGGGAAGTTCATCGTTTTCAAAGGAAAAGGAAGTGACTTCGACG ACTCGGGCAGGAATTTGAAGAACCCGTCGCAGTACATGTTGCAGATTTTCGGTTCGACTTTGTACAGCAGCAAAGCGGTACAAGTACATGCTAAGGCGTCCTCCCTGAATTCGAATTATTGTTTCGTTATTAAAAGAGGAAAGAAGTCGCACGTTTGGTGTGGAAATTATTCAACCGGTGACCAAAGAGAAATGGCAAAGTTGTTTGCTGGAAAAGATTTTGAACTCGTCCTTGAAG GAAAGGAAAAGGACGACTTCTTCAACTTGATTGGAGGTAAAGCTCCTTACGCTAcacaattgataaaaaatgatgcAGATCCAAGACTTCCGAGACTATTCAATTGTTCTAGTTCtcttaataactttaaag ttgaGGAAATATTGCATTTTACACAGAAAGATCTAATTCCGGAAAATATAATGTTGTTGGACATGCACGACTGTTTGTACATATGGATAGGAAAATTAAGTTCAAGAGAAGACCAAAGATTAAGTATCCAAATGGCGATTGAATATCTTCAATCTGACCCAGCTGGAAGAGATATGAACATTgccattattaatataaaacagggCAAGGAACCACCAACTTTCATAGGACTATTTCCAACATGGGACAGAAAATGTTGGAAG CATTACAAGTCGTTTGGCAAAATACGTCATGACATAGAAGCTACAAATACCAACAACAATGGCAAAACTAATGGTTGGACACAGGAAAAGTCCGGACATAGTGACTTCGATCAATTTGATAAGtatccaattaatattttgaagggCCCTAATGACAAGCTTCCTGCTAGAATTGACCCACTTAATAAAgag TTACACCTGACCCACGACGATTTTGTGACTCTATTCAAGATGATTTACGTAGATTTCGAGAAGTTGCCAAGATGGAAGCAGCAGGAATTAAAGAAGAAAGTTGGActattttaa